From Ostrinia nubilalis chromosome 25, ilOstNubi1.1, whole genome shotgun sequence, a single genomic window includes:
- the LOC135084103 gene encoding uncharacterized protein LOC135084103 — protein sequence MLSKYNTKPQQQHWAALKRVMRYLKGTQDFKLSYKKNPEETMTHGYCDSDWASSEDDRRSCTGYTFLFQGGMISWNSRRQPTVALSTTEAEYMSLSSCIQEALWLRQLQETFWPQLKSEPMVIYSDNQSSIKLAEFETS from the exons ATGTTGAGTAAGTACAACACCAAACCTCAACAGCAACACTGGGCTGCTTTGAAACGAGTGATGCGTTATTTGAAGGGTACTCAAGACTTCAAACTGAGTTATAAGAAGAATCCAGAGGAGACAATGACGCATGGCTACTGTGACTCAGACTGGGCCAGCTCAGAAGATGATCGGCGCTCTTGCACAGGTTACACATTCTTGTTTCAGGGAGGAATGATTAGCTGGAACTCGAGGCGGCAACCTACTGTAGCGTTGTCTACAACTGAAGCGGAGTACATGTCGCTGTCATCGTGTATACAAGAAGCTTTGTGGCTGAGACAACTTCAAGAAACATTTTGGCCACAGTTGAAGAGTGAACCGATGGTTATTTATAGCGATAACCAGAGCTCAATCAAGCTTGCAG AATTTGAGACCTCATAA
- the LOC135084224 gene encoding facilitated trehalose transporter Tret1-like, with protein sequence MPKMARSDHIYFLRQAFVTFTVCVQSVGIGIMLGFPAILNPAIVDPDSDIKATSSDASWLASIVGMAGVLGFFVLSPLLQTAGRKWTNILKNLIMGIGWIIFYYATSLPALYAARFIQGISMGGIYINVILIGEYSDPDRRGYYTAFQKASLSAGTLFCHAMALSFTWRDVAAIAIIPPMLATILTCFWPESPFFLAMRGRFDKCEKSFHWLNGTKRNQELKDLISSQRTRIEQEKYDQRTIGKWLHLLSRRDFRRALLIVAILTVAIDLSGRNFLKAYIVQIMTSLTGSKTTGVYFSILSDSLVIIALLLSSLVIKFCPRRRLLFTFGPLTVLTLIVISLVLFLKNTYDFNISLWVGPCLILFVNIVVHMGVSPVGFVIFGEIFPLDLKGFGSFFSGIVFTASYGTTLKLTPVLMESLGVEGAYFIYGCSLTICLVLLFFILPETKDKTLSEIESRLKGEPKSICEKESTLLGVS encoded by the exons ATGCCAAAAATGGCTCGCAGTGATCACATTTACTTTTTAAGACAG GCGTTCGTCACCTTCACAGTATGCGTGCAGTCAGTGGGCATCGGCATCATGCTGGGCTTTCCAGCCATCCTGAATCCTGCGATCGTGGACCCGGATAGCGACATCAAGGCTACGTCCAGTGATGCATCTTGGCTTG CATCAATCGTTGGAATGGCTGGAGTTCTCGGTTTCTTCGTCCTCTCACCATTACTGCAGACTGCTGGACGGAAATGGACGAATATCCTCAAGAATTTAATAATGGGCATTGGCTGGATCATATTTTACTATGCAACCTCTTTACCAGCATTATACGCCGCCAGATTCATACAAGGCATTTCCATGGGAGGCATTTATATCAATGTCATTCTCATCGGAGAATATTCGGACCCTGATCGCAGAGGTTACTATACAGCATTCCAGAAAGCTTCCCTATCAGCTGGAACGCTATTCTGCCATGCCATGGCTCTTTCCTTCACTTGGAGAGATGTCGCAGCAATCGCCATTATACCACCCATGTTGGCAACAATACTCACATGCTTCTGGCCAGAGTCGCCCTTCTTCTTAGCCATGAGGGGACGTTTCGACAAATGCGAGAAGTCTTTCCACTGGCTCAATGGGACGAAAAGGAATCAAGAACTGAAGGATTTGATATCTTCGCAACGAACAAGGATAGAACAAGAAAAATACGATCAACGAACCATCGGAAAATGGTTGCATCTGTTATCAAGGCGTGATTTCCGGAGAGCGTTGTTGATAGTCGCCATTTTGACTGTAGCAATTGATTTGAGTGGCCGTAACTTTTTGAAAGCATACATAGTTCAGATCATGACGAGTTTAACAGGCAGCAAAACGACTGGAGTGTATTTCTCTATATTATCAGATTCTCTAGTTATTATAGCTTTGCTGTTATCCAGTCTAGTTATTAAATTTTGCCCGAGGAGAAGGCTCCTTTTCACATTTGGTCCTTTGACTGTTCTCACGCTTATTGTAATAAGTTTGGtgttatttttgaaaaacaCTTATGACTTCAATATTTCTCTATGGGTCGGGCCgtgtttgattttgtttgtgaaTATTGTAGTACACATGGGAGTGAGTCCGGTAGGATTTGTGATATTTGGGGAGATATTCCCTTTGGATTTGAAAGGTTTTGGTTCTTTTTTCAGTGGGATTGTGTTTACAGCTTCGTACGGTACAACACTGAAGCTAACACCAGTTTTGATGGAAAGTTTAGGTGTAGAAGGCGCGTATTTTATTTACGGATGTTCTTTGACTATAtgtttagttttattatttttcattttgccAGAAACTAAAGACAAGACTTTATCAGAAATAGAAAGTAGATTGAAAGGTGAACCAAAAAGTATTTGTGAAAAAGAAAGCACATTGTTGGGCGTGAGTTAA